In Trichoderma atroviride chromosome 2, complete sequence, one DNA window encodes the following:
- a CDS encoding uncharacterized protein (EggNog:ENOG41) has protein sequence MSGSVNAQYIPRYPVHDGLPDPEIRTFITNFYRISDNKDLNELWVDQFTEDAQIAVGPAKATGREDIRTMRNGMWSVVQERSHTVQKVFPGQFSESADNKRECELMLYGEVSYKTKDGAASAVAWAGHGTVKKVQNEHGNEEWKFAAYSVYMLK, from the exons atgTCTGGCTCAGTAAATGCGCAATACATTCCCCGGTACCCGGTCCATGATGGCCTTCCCGACCCCGAGATCCGGACATTCATCACCAACTTTTACAGAATATCCGACAACAAGGACCTGAATGAGCTGTGGGTTGATCAGTTCACCGAGGACGCGCAGATAGCTGTTGGGCCTGCGAAGGCGACTGGGCGAGAGg ACATCCGCACAATGCGCAACGGAATGTGGTCAGTGGTACAAGAGAGGAGCCACACTGTTCAAAAGGTCTTCCCGGGACAATTCAGTGAATCGGCAGACAACAAGCGGGAGTGCGAGCTGATGCTTTACGGCGAAGTGTCGTATAAGACCAAGGACGGTGCCGCAAGCGCTGTTGCGTGGGCGGGGCACGGGACTGTGAAAAAGGTGCAGAACGAGCATGGCAACGAGGAGTGGAAGTTTGCTGCGTATTCCGTGTATATGCTGAAATAG
- a CDS encoding uncharacterized protein (EggNog:ENOG41) has translation MATPAEPAAGPQADIDNEDVVSPKTKTATFELAEGPSMGPVSSVLTARADPDAQTTVTDFLDFTEYLPADMIRSLTLIGKLDERYADASHKIDDLTTLWGQLPGVPTHERPSPVQLRADISEHLNQALDSRIFAHAEATRMAENVNRHYNKATALLSKLKAMMENYPTEDQTPAEPRSPQMTRAKLTVRATGEDGQKVRRSRVPRITVPGEVLAPYEIEYDTFSDDSEISSDEESEAPVMNRRIQVPTPRIKLVSNKSQKSSGRSSRGQYATPALSAAAAANAAALLNPPPENAVIGSPDAPWLQLTQYELAKLRKRMKKNATWTPSETMIARELKALNRGPDAYREAKKKAEEEGTVFEPTVPTPIVDNESGTRQMPAGAISVDSLVATEVPTSNRGMKLNEAKKLKREQLAKLAAEEAEESARKMQQAAKLFLGGSSTSSMTPETAKSPGSQPKPRNNSRSKRKREADGETNGDTAAAGAPAGPLVTVEGGEAPSSSRPPAKRTKTETPVPPPLPGMIPQSSSASSDNSAPLVATTSGVVGVVPQSETPVPIPIPPQSSVTTRSATSPAPGSNLANGAGTVTTTTPTPVKTPFETPVPLPKTEQRVSTTPIPPPAIRELPGREASKRETRGEAAKRSQQLSASTSPQQPQDQSAAPENSTKQSSSRGGTPRLTPAPESLPRRPGSRGKAASQEPQPSLAVDRSRRASTARNTPVPELKQPSKRTKRPAPGIVSTTSSGGNSAVGKRKAAPKKKARATKKDKGQVTEEMEDVDDEGNPIDPNEPRYCLCNRVSFGTMIQCDNVDNCKQEWFHLECVGLSEIPARTTKWYCPDCRKLLNIGEKGEINARGVKK, from the exons ATGGCGACTCCAGCTGAGCCCGCCGCAGGCCCCCAAGCCGATATCGACAATGAGGATGTTGTTTCTCCAAAGACCAAGACTGCGACGTTTGAACTCGCCGAGGGCCCTTCCATGGGGCCGGTGAGCAGCGTTCTCACGGCACGCGCAGACCCCGATGCGCAGACGACCGTTACTGATTTCCTCGACTTCACGGAATACCTTCCTGCCGACATGATTCGCTCCCTGACGCTGATTGGCAAACTGGACGAGCGATATGCAGATGCATCGCACAAGATCGACGACTTGACGACATTATGGGGGCAGCTCCCCGGCGTGCCGACGCATGAGCGCCCATCTCCGGTGCAGCTGCGCGCTGACATCTCGGAACATTTAAACCAAGCTCTGGACTCGAGGATCTTTGCCCACGCAGAAGCAACGAGGATGGCAGAGAATGTGAATCGTCACTACAACAAGGCGACGGCGCTCCtgtccaagctcaaggcgaTGATGGAAAACTATCCCACAGAAGATCAAACCCCTGCCGAGCCGAGATCGCCTCAAATGACGAGAGCGAAGCTGACGGTCAGAGCTACGGGAGAAGACGGGCAGAAAGTGCGACGGTCTCGTGTGCCCCGAATTACAGTTCCCGGAGAGGTTCTGGCGCCGTACGAAATTGAATACGATACCTTTAGCGATGACAGCGAAATCAGCTCTGATGAAGAGTCTGAAGCGCCGGTCATGAACCGCAGAATCCAAGTCCCGACGCCTCGGATCAAATTGGTTAGCAACAAGAGCCAAAAGTCTTCAGGCCGTTCTTCACGCGGACAATATGCTACGCCTGCTCTGAGTGCTGCGGCAGCTGCGAATGCCGCTGCACTGCTCAATCCCCCGCCGGAGAATGCCGTCATTGGCAGCCCTGATGCGCCATGGCTTCAGTTGACGCAGTACGAGTTGGCAAAGCTAAGGAagcggatgaagaagaacgcTACGTGGACCCCCAGTGAGACTATGATTGCACGAGAACTAAAGGCTTTGAATCGTGGGCCGGACGCCTATagagaggcgaagaagaaggcagaggaagaaggcacAGTGTTTGAACCGACGGTCCCAACGCCCATCGTTGACAACGAATCTGGGACTCGACAAATGCCTGCCGGTGCAATAAGCGTCGACTCGTTGGTAGCCACCGAGGTGCCGACTAGCAACCGAGGAATGAAGCTCAacgaggcgaagaagcttAAGCGGGAGCAGCTGGCGAAGCTTGCggctgaagaggccgaagaaTCTGCCAGAAAGATGCAACAAGCAGCAAAGCTATTCCTGGGCGGCAGTTCGACTTCCAGCATGACGCCCGAGACTGCCAAGAGCCCGGGGTCGCAGCCAAAGCCGCGAAACAATTCCAGATCTAAGCGCAAGAGAGAGGCTGATGGGGAGACCAATGGCGAcacggcggcagcaggagCTCCAGCAGGACCATTGGTGACGGTAGAAGGCGGTGAagcgccatcgtcatcgcgGCCACCGGCAAAGCGCACCAAGACTGAGACACCGGTCCCACCGCCGTTGCCAGGCATGATTCCCCAGAGCAGCTCGGCCTCCTCCGACAACTCTGCGCCCCTGGTCGCAACGACATCTGGGGTAGTTGGCGTTGTTCCCCAGTCGGAGACTCCCGTCCCCATACCAATTCCTCCTCAATCTTCCGTCACGACTCGGTCCGCAACGTCTCCAGCACCAGGCTCTAATCTAGCCAATGGCGCAGGAACggtcaccaccaccactccTACGCCTGTCAAGACACCGTTTGAGACCCCCGTTCCCCTTCCTAAGACGGAGCAACGGGTGTCTACCACACCAATTCCCCCGCCAGCGATTAGAGAGCTGCCGGGGCGAGAGGCGAGCAAACGTGAGACGCGGGGAGAGGCTGCGAAGCGATCACAGCAGCTCTCGGCGTCCACGTCACCTCAGCAGCCGCAAGACCAATCGGCAGCGCCTGAAAACTCCACCAAGCAATCGTCATCACGCGGTGGCACCCCCAGATTAACGCCTGCCCCAGAGTCGCTCCCTCGCCGGCCGGGCTCACGAGGCAAGGCGGCCAGCCAAGAACCGCAGCCGTCGTTGGCCGTTGATAGATCTCGGCGTGCCAGCACGGCTCGCAACACGCCAGTCCCTGAGCTTAAGCAGCCGAGCAAACGGACTAAGCGCCCAGCCCCCGGTATTGTGAGTACGACTAGCAGCGGCGGTAACAGCGCCGTTGGCAAGCGGAAAGCggcgccgaagaagaaggctcgTGCGaccaaaaaagacaaaggccaagtgacggaggagatggaagatgtaGACGATGAGGGCAACCCCATTGACCCCAACGAACCCCGGTACTGCTTGTGCAACAGAGTGAGTTTTGGCACAATGATTCAGTGCGACAACGTTGAT AACTGTAAACAAGAATGGTTCCATCTCGAATGTGTAGGCCTTTCAGAAATCCCAGCAAGAACAACGAAGTGGTATTGCCCGGATTGTCGTAAACTTCTCAATATtggagagaagggggaaatTAATGCCCGGGGCGTGAAGAAATAA